A section of the Nitrososphaerales archaeon genome encodes:
- a CDS encoding ArsA family ATPase, with protein sequence MQISKGLDYLDAERPRVVIFCGKGGVGKTTCATATAFHFAKVGLKTLIISTDPTPSLSDIFEVNVRGVATSIRENLTAIELDYNLVIERWKERFGDEVYAVISSFLPVGKEIIDYIAGAPGIDEEFALSYVLEFYERKDYDVIVWDTAPAGGTLSLIKLQDRFYRHLEDAARLYIKVRHALDLLTGGRREDPLKIIKTWKDLAQRVFDMLKDKKTHAIIVTIPEALGVYQTKRIVNEFKAFGINITRIIINYVITQEICNCDFHRERATMQKNYIRLLDESYGESIGLTLLPQLSREVKGIEAVKKVESLLFQD encoded by the coding sequence ATGCAGATCTCAAAAGGTCTCGATTACCTTGATGCTGAAAGGCCACGTGTCGTAATCTTTTGTGGAAAGGGTGGTGTCGGTAAAACGACCTGCGCGACAGCTACAGCATTCCATTTTGCAAAGGTTGGGTTAAAAACCCTTATCATATCGACCGATCCGACACCTTCACTATCGGATATATTTGAAGTCAATGTGAGAGGGGTAGCGACTTCGATAAGAGAGAATCTTACCGCCATTGAACTCGATTACAACCTCGTTATTGAGAGGTGGAAGGAGAGGTTCGGCGATGAAGTCTATGCGGTAATTTCCTCATTCCTACCAGTGGGAAAGGAGATCATCGATTATATAGCTGGTGCGCCAGGTATCGATGAAGAATTTGCATTGAGCTATGTATTAGAATTCTATGAGAGAAAGGATTACGATGTAATCGTCTGGGATACGGCACCGGCCGGAGGGACCCTATCTTTGATTAAACTACAAGATAGATTCTACAGACATCTAGAAGATGCTGCTCGATTGTACATTAAGGTACGCCATGCACTAGATTTACTCACTGGCGGAAGGAGAGAGGATCCATTGAAGATAATCAAGACTTGGAAGGATCTGGCTCAAAGGGTCTTCGATATGTTAAAAGATAAGAAGACTCATGCTATAATCGTTACCATACCCGAAGCGTTGGGGGTTTATCAGACGAAGAGGATAGTGAACGAATTCAAGGCTTTTGGGATTAATATCACTCGGATCATCATCAATTATGTAATTACTCAAGAGATTTGTAACTGTGATTTCCATAGAGAGCGTGCTACTATGCAAAAGAACTACATCCGTTTACTCGATGAATCGTATGGAGAGAGTATCGGATTGACTTTATTACCACAATTATCACGAGAAGTAAAGGGGATCGAGGCCGTTAAAAAAGTAGAAAGTTTACTCTTCCAGGATTGA
- the ndhC gene encoding NADH-quinone oxidoreductase subunit A has translation MSPPIDFNAFITFLLALIIGIGTGILGYIISRLITPLKRYDSKYERFECANPAVGKGRGWFMMQYYSYLIIFLTIEPIMIYCFVFLMVDRTFFLNAVQLFIIILLMLIPPLIFGLDASRRLELWKSA, from the coding sequence TTGTCACCACCTATCGACTTTAACGCATTTATTACATTCCTCCTCGCTTTGATAATTGGTATAGGAACGGGTATCCTAGGCTACATAATTAGTAGGTTAATAACACCATTAAAGCGCTATGATAGCAAGTATGAGAGGTTCGAATGTGCGAATCCAGCGGTAGGTAAGGGAAGAGGTTGGTTCATGATGCAGTACTATAGCTATTTAATAATCTTCCTAACGATCGAACCGATTATGATATACTGTTTCGTCTTTCTTATGGTGGATCGCACATTCTTCTTAAATGCGGTTCAACTCTTCATAATTATCTTACTTATGTTGATCCCGCCCCTCATCTTCGGCCTCGATGCATCAAGAAGGCTTGAATTATGGAAGAGTGCATAG